A single Triticum dicoccoides isolate Atlit2015 ecotype Zavitan chromosome 2A, WEW_v2.0, whole genome shotgun sequence DNA region contains:
- the LOC119357317 gene encoding FT-interacting protein 4-like, whose translation MKLAVEVADAAELSAKDGAAGCNAFVEVEFDGQRQRTATRPGDLSPQWNETLVFDVRDPARLAALTVDVSVQHERSLNDHNALRPHVFLGRVRVSGESVARSPDEAFLQRFPLDKRGLFSRVSGDIALRLYLVPDGRDGDRVAQDHAAAAPAMDTGGGQQQNQQQPSQSAAASLDPERMVRNVFSGEAPAGAAAASASGGPAAETKGKSGHDTREFRSIPASSGGGGNEPRRHTLHAMAAPPPPAGQTVVVPKPAGPAQAAPPGSQYGLTETKPPLPAKMGPRSGTAKIASTYDMVEPMSYLYVTVVKARDLPSMDLTGALDPYVEVKLGNFKGVTRHLEKNQNPVWRQTFAFSGAHLQASQLEVIVMDKDTLRDDFVGRVVFDMSDIPSRLPPDSPLAPQWYSLADAHGERFRHGHPLGEIMLAVWIGTQADEAFPEAWHSDAHSLSREGLTNTRSKVYYSPKLIYLKVSVIAAQDLIAADKGRPLAPTIAKIQMGSQIRRTRPGQPQGSANQAWNEEFMFVASEPFEDPLVVTVEEKVAAGRDEPIGRIIIPVASPYVPRNDLAKSIPSKWFNLSRGMTVDEAAAEATTGTKHREHSKTFASKIHLRMSLETAYHVLDESTHYSSDLQPAAKKLRKSAIGVLEVGILSARGLGGNKSAYCVAKYGSKWVRTRTLLGTAAPAWNEQYTWEVFDLSTVITVAVFDNNHLHHSDGKDQRIGKVRVRLATLESDRVYTHYYPLMALTPGGLKKTGELHLAVRFTCTAWANMLAQYGRPLLPKMHYSNPISVLQLDYLRFQAMQMVATRLGRSEPPLHREVVEYMLDVDSHMFSLRRSKANFYRITSLFSGVVAVGKWFDGICKWKNPLTTILVHVLFLILVCYPELILPTVFLYLFMIGVWNYRRRPRKPPHMDTVLSHAEQAHPDELDEEFDTFPTSKPSDVVRMRYDRLRSVAGRVQTVVGDLAMQGERAQSLLSWRDPRATAIFITLSLIVAVVLYITPFQVVAVVLGLYMLRHPRFRSKQPSVPFNFYKRLPAKGDMLL comes from the coding sequence ATGAAGCTTGCCGTGGAGGTCGCGGACGCGGCGGAGCTGTCCGCCAAGGATGGCGCGGCCGGCTGCAACGCGTTCGTGGAGGTGGAGTTCGACGGGCAGCGCCAGCGCACGGCCACCCGGCCCGGCGACCTCTCCCCGCAGTGGAACGAGACGCTCGTCTTCGATGTCCGCGACCCGGCCCGCCTCGCCGCCCTCACCGTCGACGTGTCTGTCCAGCACGAGCGCAGCCTCAACGACCACAACGCGCTCCGCCCCCACGTCTTCCTCGGCCGCGTCCGCGTCTCCGGCGAGTCCGTCGCTCGCTCTCCCGACGAGGCCTTCCTGCAGCGCTTCCCGCTGGATAAAAGAGGGCTCTTCTCCCGCGTCTCCGGGGACATCGCGCTCCGGCTCTACCTCGTCCCCGACGGGCGGGACGGCGATCGCGTCGCGCAGGAccatgctgctgctgctccggccatGGACACGGGCGGTGGTCAGCAGCAGAACCAGCAGCAGCCTTCCCAGTCCGCCGCCGCCAGCTTGGACCCCGAGAGGATGGTCCGGAACGTCTTCTCTGGCGAGGCGCCCGCAGGAGCCGCAGCTGCCTCTGCCTCGGGAGGGCCGGCGGCAGAGACCAAGGGGAAGAGCGGCCACGACACACGCGAGTTCCGCTCCATTCCGGCCTCGTCAGGTGGTGGTGGCAACGAGCCTCGGCGCCACACGCTCCACGCCATGGCGGCGCCGCCCCCGCCAGCGGGGCAGACGGTGGTCGTGCCGAAGCCCGCCGGGCCTGCCCAGGCAGCGCCCCCGGGCTCGCAGTACGGCCTCACCGAGACGAAGCCCCCGCTGCCGGCCAAGATGGGGCCGCGCTCTGGGACGGCCAAGATCGCGTCCACCTACGACATGGTGGAGCCGATGTCGTACCTTTACGTGACTGTGGTGAAGGCGCGCGACCTGCCCTCCATGGACCTCACCGGCGCGCTGGACCCGTACGTGGAGGTGAAGCTGGGCAACTTCAAGGGCGTCACGCGGCACCTGGAGAAGAACCAGAACCCGGTGTGGCGGCAGACGTTCGCCTTCTCCGGCGCCCACCTGCAGGCCAGCCAGCTCGAGGTCATCGTCATGGACAAGGACACGCTCCGCGACGACTTCGTCGGCCGCGTCGTCTTCGACATGTCCGACATCCCCAGCCGCCTGCCGCCCGACAGCCCGCTCGCGCCGCAGTGGTACAGCCTCGCCGACGCCCACGGCGAGCGGTTCCGGCACGGCCACCCCCTCGGCGAGATCATGCTCGCCGTCTGGATCGGCACGCAGGCCGACGAGGCGTTCCCGGAGGCGTGGCACTCGGACGCGCACTCGCTCTCGCGGGAGGGGCTCACCAACACGCGCTCCAAGGTGTATTACTCGCCCAAGCTCATCTACCTCAAGGTGTCCGTCATCGCGGCGCAGGACCTGATCGCCGCCGACAAGGGCCGGCCGCTGGCGCCGACCATCGCCAAGATACAGATGGGCAGCCAGATCAGGCGGACGCGGCCGGGGCAGCCGCAGGGGTCGGCGAACCAGGCGTGGAACGAGGAGTTCATGTTCGTGGCCAGCGAGCCGTTCGAGGACCCGCTGGTGGTGACCGTGGAGGAGAAGGTCGCCGCCGGGCGCGACGAGCCCATCGGCCGCATCATCATCCCCGTGGCGTCGCCGTACGTGCCGCGCAACGACCTGGCCAAGTCTATACCATCCAAGTGGTTCAACCTGTCGCGCGGCATGACGgtggacgaggcggcggcggaggcgacgacGGGGACCAAGCACCGGGAGCACTCCAAGACCTTCGCCAGCAAGATCCACCTCAGGATGAGCCTGGAGACGGCGTACCACGTGCTGGACGAGTCCACGCACTACAGCAGCGACCTGCAGCCGGCGGCGAAGAAGCTGCGGAAGAGCGCCATCGGCGTGCTGGAGGTGGGCATCCTCAGCGCGCGCGGCCTCGGCGGCAACAAGAGCGCCTACTGCGTGGCCAAGTACGGGTCCAAGTGGGTGCGCACGCGCACGCTGCTGGGCACCGCCGCGCCGGCGTGGAACGAGCAGTACACCTGGGAGGTGTTCGACCTGAGCACCGTCATCACCGTCGCCGTGTTCGACAACAACCACCTCCACCACAGCGACGGAAAGGACCAGAGGATCGGCAAGGTGCGCGTCAGGCTCGCCACCCTCGAGTCCGACCGCGTGTATACGCACTACTACCCGCTCATGGCGCTGACCCCCGGCGGGCTGAAGAAGACCGGTGAGCTCCACCTGGCCGTCCGGTTCACGTGCACGGCGTGGGCCAACATGCTGGCGCAGTACGGGCGGCCGCTGCTGCCCAAGATGCACTACAGCAACCCCATCTCCGTGCTCCAGCTGGACTACCTCCGGTTCCAGGCGATGCAGATGGTGGCGACGCGGCTGGGGCGGTCGGAGCCGCCGCTGCACCGGGAGGTGGTGGAGTACATGCTCGACGTCGACTCCCACATGTTCAGCCTGCGGCGGAGCAAGGCCAACTTCTACCGCATCACGTCGCTCTTCTCCGGCGTGGTCGCGGTCGGCAAGTGGTTCGACGGCATCTGCAAGTGGAAGAACCCGCTGACGACCATACTGGTGCACGTTCTGTTTCTGATACTGGTGTGCTACCCGGAGCTGATCCTGCCGACGGTGTTCCTGTACCTGTTCATGATCGGGGTGTGGAACTACCGGCGGCGGCCTCGGAAGCCGCCGCACATGGACACGGTGCTGTCGCACGCGGAGCAGGCGCACCCGGACGAGCTGGACGAGGAGTTCGACACGTTCCCGACGTCCAAGCCGTCGGACGTGGTGCGGATGCGGTACGACCGGCTGCGCAGCGTGGCCGGCCGGGTGCAAACGGTGGTGGGCGACCTGGCCATGCAGGGGGAGCGCGCGCAGTCGCTGCTCAGCTGGCGCGACCCCAGAGCCACGGCCATCTTCATCACGCTCTCCCTCATCGTCGCGGTGGTGCTCTACATCACGCCGTTCCAGGTGGTGGCCGTGGTCTTGGGGCTCTACATGCTCCGCCACCCCCGCTTCCGGAGCAAGCAGCCGTCCGTGCCATTCAACTTCTACAAGCGCCTCCCCGCCAAGGGTGACATGCTCCTATGA